One genomic window of Bradyrhizobium sp. B124 includes the following:
- a CDS encoding response regulator, with translation MPKILLAEDDTDMRRFLVKALENAGFKVSPHDNGMSAYQRLREEPFEMLLTDIVMPEMDGIELARRASELDPDIKIMFITGFAAVALNSDSEAPKNAKVLSKPVHLRELVSEVNKLLAA, from the coding sequence ATGCCGAAAATTCTTCTCGCCGAAGACGACACCGATATGCGCCGCTTTCTGGTCAAGGCACTGGAAAATGCGGGTTTCAAGGTCTCGCCGCACGACAACGGCATGTCGGCCTATCAGCGGCTGCGTGAGGAGCCGTTCGAAATGCTGCTCACCGACATCGTGATGCCCGAGATGGACGGCATCGAGCTGGCGCGCCGTGCCTCGGAACTCGATCCCGATATCAAGATCATGTTCATCACCGGCTTTGCCGCGGTGGCCCTCAATTCCGATTCGGAGGCGCCGAAAAACGCCAAGGTGCTGTCCAAGCCCGTGCACCTCAGGGAATTGGTTAGCGAAGTGAATAAGTTGCTGGCGGCCTGA
- a CDS encoding N-formylglutamate amidohydrolase has protein sequence MTEFAGELSPPFEIVEPQAWRAPIIFNSPHSGSVYPAEFLEASRIDVASLRRSEDSFMDELIAGLSDRGFPIIRVNFPRSYVDVNREPYELDPRMFTGRLPSFANTRSMRVAGGLGTIPRVVGDGQEIYRERLDVDEALRRIEVLYKPYHRALRRLINKAHQAFGAVILVDCHSMPSVGVSRDEPRRPDVVIGDRYGTSCAPLLPDLVEEMMGSLGYSVGRNKPYAGGFITEHYGNPASGLHTVQIELNRAVYMDERQRERGPRFAQVTADFASLADALAKIPFGDLGPFQAAAE, from the coding sequence ATGACCGAATTTGCTGGCGAGTTGTCGCCCCCGTTCGAGATCGTTGAGCCGCAGGCCTGGCGCGCGCCGATCATCTTCAATTCCCCACATTCGGGCTCGGTCTACCCGGCCGAGTTCCTCGAGGCGTCGCGAATCGATGTGGCGTCGCTGCGCCGCTCTGAAGACTCCTTCATGGACGAGTTGATCGCCGGATTGAGCGATCGCGGCTTTCCGATCATCCGGGTCAACTTCCCGCGTTCCTATGTCGACGTGAACCGCGAGCCCTATGAGCTCGACCCGCGCATGTTCACCGGGCGGCTGCCGAGCTTTGCCAACACGCGCTCGATGCGGGTGGCCGGCGGCCTCGGCACCATCCCGCGCGTGGTCGGCGACGGGCAGGAGATCTACCGCGAGCGGCTCGACGTCGACGAGGCGCTGCGGCGGATCGAGGTGCTCTACAAGCCCTATCACCGCGCACTGCGCCGGCTGATCAACAAGGCGCACCAGGCGTTCGGTGCCGTGATTTTGGTCGATTGCCATTCGATGCCGTCGGTCGGGGTATCGCGCGACGAGCCGCGCCGGCCCGACGTCGTGATCGGCGACCGCTACGGCACGAGCTGCGCGCCGCTGCTGCCCGACCTGGTCGAGGAGATGATGGGCTCGCTCGGCTATTCGGTCGGCCGCAACAAGCCCTATGCCGGCGGCTTCATCACCGAGCATTACGGCAACCCGGCGAGCGGCCTGCACACCGTGCAGATCGAGCTCAACCGCGCGGTCTATATGGATGAGCGCCAACGCGAGCGCGGACCGCGCTTCGCCCAGGTGACGGCCGACTTTGCGTCGCTCGCGGATGCGCTCGCGAAAATTCCGTTCGGGGATCTCGGCCCGTTCCAGGCGGCAGCGGAGTAA
- a CDS encoding bifunctional diguanylate cyclase/phosphodiesterase, producing MHTAAHDQLTGLPTRSLLLERLDLELAREADDGARIAVLFVDLDNFKLVNDSLGHSSGDEVLSEMARRILSCLGPEDTASRFGGDEMVVLHPRASASSGAELGRRILAALAEPILLSGKEVVVSASVGLAHCKPGTKSAEQLLREADTALYAAKVRGRARLAEFNDELHARAEKRVQIESDLRAALRESQLFVEYQPQVRLKDGRVVGVEALVRWRHPERGIISPADFIPVAEECGLIVKIGRQVLQESCRQLAEWTRLMPGCPLAMTVNVSPREIAEPTFIQELRQVLASTNVDPTALCLEITESVMMSAPEEVVQVLDQIRQLGVFVAIDDFGTEHSSLSRLRDMPAEVLKIDRSFIDGLSSEPGDTAIVSSILSLAYAMGKHTIAEGVERSEQAAMLLRMGCDVAQGYFFSRPVAAEQIAPMLTRALWHPSSGRALHAAQPVEGPVRRGHHYFIDEFLDHIGAPMGTKATVSR from the coding sequence ATGCACACGGCCGCGCATGACCAGCTGACCGGACTTCCGACGCGCAGTCTGCTGCTCGAGCGGCTGGATCTTGAACTGGCGCGCGAGGCCGATGACGGCGCGCGGATCGCGGTTCTGTTCGTCGATCTCGACAACTTCAAGCTCGTCAACGATTCACTCGGCCATAGCAGCGGCGACGAGGTGTTGTCCGAAATGGCCCGGCGCATCCTAAGCTGTCTCGGACCGGAAGATACTGCGAGCCGGTTCGGCGGCGACGAGATGGTCGTTCTCCATCCGCGCGCCTCGGCCTCTTCCGGAGCTGAACTCGGCAGGCGGATTCTTGCAGCGCTGGCGGAGCCGATCCTGCTCTCTGGCAAGGAAGTCGTGGTATCGGCAAGCGTGGGGCTCGCGCACTGCAAGCCCGGCACGAAGTCCGCCGAACAATTGCTTCGCGAGGCGGACACCGCGCTCTACGCGGCAAAGGTCCGTGGCCGTGCGCGATTGGCCGAGTTCAACGACGAGCTGCATGCCCGCGCCGAGAAGCGTGTTCAAATCGAATCCGATTTGCGGGCGGCGCTGCGGGAATCGCAGCTGTTCGTGGAGTATCAGCCGCAGGTCCGCCTGAAAGATGGACGCGTCGTCGGCGTCGAGGCGCTGGTGCGCTGGCGACATCCCGAGCGTGGCATCATCTCGCCCGCCGACTTCATCCCTGTGGCCGAGGAATGCGGGCTCATCGTCAAGATCGGACGGCAGGTGTTGCAGGAATCCTGTCGCCAGCTCGCCGAGTGGACGAGGCTGATGCCGGGCTGCCCGCTCGCCATGACCGTGAACGTGTCGCCGCGCGAGATCGCGGAGCCGACCTTCATCCAGGAGCTCCGCCAGGTTCTCGCCAGCACCAATGTCGATCCGACCGCCCTGTGTCTCGAAATCACCGAAAGCGTCATGATGAGCGCCCCGGAGGAGGTCGTCCAGGTACTCGACCAGATCCGCCAGCTCGGCGTGTTCGTCGCGATCGACGATTTCGGCACTGAGCACTCGTCGCTGTCGCGCCTGCGCGACATGCCGGCCGAGGTCCTGAAGATCGACCGCAGCTTCATCGACGGTCTCAGCAGCGAGCCCGGCGATACGGCGATCGTATCGTCGATCCTGAGCCTGGCCTACGCGATGGGCAAGCATACCATCGCCGAGGGCGTCGAACGGAGTGAGCAGGCCGCAATGCTGCTCCGCATGGGTTGCGACGTTGCCCAGGGCTATTTCTTTTCGCGGCCGGTTGCCGCCGAACAGATCGCGCCGATGCTGACCAGGGCACTCTGGCATCCAAGTTCGGGACGCGCGCTGCACGCCGCGCAGCCCGTGGAAGGACCGGTACGGCGCGGCCATCATTATTTCATCGACGAATTCCTTGATCACATCGGGGCTCCCATGGGCACCAAGGCGACGGTCTCGCGATGA
- a CDS encoding tripartite tricarboxylate transporter substrate binding protein: MTMCGRLLAAILLLLAPVTASAQQFPTKPIRLIVPFPPGGPNDIIARVIGQKISELAKQPIIVDNRAGQGGVLGTDAVAKAAPDGYTVAIASAGALAISPSMEKVAYDTLTDLAPITLVATVPEMLVVATDVPAKNMSELVALAKAQPGKLNFASSGPGSLPHLACELFKLTAKIDIVHVPYRGAAPAVNDLLGQQVQMTFLDLPVILPQIKAGTLRPIALGGRERAPTAPDVPTTAEAGMPDLIIENWYGMVAPAGTPPAIVIRLNQIATEAMADPTVKAKLAEQGLTLVGDTPEHFRDFIAADIKRWAKVIQDAGVVTTK; this comes from the coding sequence ATGACGATGTGCGGCAGGCTGCTGGCAGCCATTCTCCTGCTTCTCGCGCCCGTCACCGCCAGCGCCCAGCAATTCCCGACCAAGCCGATCCGGCTGATCGTGCCGTTCCCGCCCGGCGGGCCGAACGACATCATCGCTCGGGTGATCGGGCAGAAGATCTCGGAACTGGCGAAGCAGCCGATCATCGTCGACAACCGCGCCGGCCAGGGCGGCGTGCTCGGTACCGATGCGGTCGCGAAGGCCGCCCCCGACGGCTACACGGTTGCGATCGCGAGCGCCGGCGCGCTGGCGATCAGCCCGAGCATGGAGAAGGTCGCCTACGACACGCTGACGGATCTTGCGCCAATCACGCTGGTCGCGACCGTGCCGGAGATGCTGGTTGTCGCCACCGACGTGCCGGCAAAGAACATGAGCGAACTGGTCGCGCTCGCCAAGGCGCAGCCGGGCAAGCTCAACTTCGCCTCCTCCGGCCCCGGCAGCCTGCCGCATCTGGCGTGCGAATTGTTCAAGCTGACGGCGAAGATCGACATCGTGCACGTGCCCTATCGCGGCGCGGCGCCGGCGGTGAACGATCTGTTGGGTCAGCAGGTGCAGATGACCTTCCTCGACCTGCCGGTGATCCTGCCGCAGATCAAGGCGGGCACGCTGCGGCCGATCGCGCTCGGCGGCCGCGAGCGCGCCCCGACCGCGCCGGACGTGCCGACCACGGCGGAAGCCGGCATGCCCGACCTGATCATCGAGAACTGGTACGGCATGGTCGCCCCCGCCGGAACGCCGCCGGCGATCGTCATCAGGCTGAACCAGATCGCCACCGAAGCGATGGCCGATCCGACGGTCAAAGCAAAACTCGCCGAGCAAGGCCTGACGCTGGTCGGCGACACGCCGGAGCATTTCCGCGACTTCATCGCCGCCGACATCAAGAGATGGGCAAAGGTGATCCAGGACGCCGGCGTGGTGACGACGAAGTAG
- a CDS encoding helix-turn-helix domain-containing protein, with translation MPEDDNAPASAAKLLEQVPLPREPRNIRDIIPSVPRFFTTRLYPPSEQFEVWKTRMASLVDVAPSEGHSPAQGFEVEYLTCNMADVIFTSGRVAAQTFARAVEPSQGAPVDIWWLFRVRSGEARFETAERRVHAGPGAMFLISLDDDFRGSITDYDGLVLALPRRSFADVADQLNDACNILLSGNLIELLSDYLDRLETRLVLMSPEELRQAGRATAQMIAACIQLSSDRLEQARGAIEPVLFERARLYIETHLGDFDLAPDRIAQQLRISRSALYRAFESVGGVAGYILRKRLRAAHAELVASTDRQVQEIAYRHGFKLASDFTRAFRREFGASPREMRERVRRRSTAG, from the coding sequence ATGCCAGAAGACGACAATGCGCCGGCGAGTGCCGCCAAGCTCCTCGAACAAGTTCCCCTGCCACGCGAGCCCCGGAACATCAGGGACATAATCCCGTCGGTACCGCGGTTCTTCACGACACGGCTCTATCCGCCGTCGGAGCAGTTCGAGGTCTGGAAGACGCGCATGGCCTCGCTGGTCGATGTGGCGCCGTCGGAAGGCCATAGCCCTGCGCAAGGATTCGAGGTGGAGTATCTGACCTGCAACATGGCCGACGTCATCTTCACGTCAGGACGCGTTGCCGCTCAAACATTCGCGCGTGCCGTCGAGCCGTCGCAGGGCGCGCCGGTCGATATCTGGTGGCTGTTCCGGGTGCGCTCCGGCGAGGCCCGCTTCGAAACCGCAGAGCGGCGCGTTCACGCCGGGCCAGGCGCGATGTTCCTGATCTCGCTCGACGACGATTTCCGCGGCAGCATCACCGACTATGATGGCCTGGTGCTGGCTTTGCCGCGCCGGTCATTCGCGGATGTGGCCGATCAGCTTAACGACGCCTGCAACATTCTCCTCTCGGGCAATCTGATCGAACTGCTGTCCGACTATCTCGACAGACTCGAAACGCGCCTGGTCCTGATGTCGCCGGAGGAACTGCGGCAGGCAGGGCGAGCGACCGCGCAGATGATCGCCGCGTGCATTCAGCTGTCTTCGGACCGGCTGGAGCAGGCGCGCGGCGCAATCGAACCGGTGCTGTTCGAGCGTGCACGCCTTTATATTGAGACGCATCTCGGCGACTTCGATCTGGCGCCGGATCGCATTGCGCAGCAATTGCGGATCTCGCGCTCTGCCCTCTACCGTGCATTCGAGAGCGTCGGCGGCGTCGCCGGATATATCCTGCGCAAGCGGCTGCGCGCAGCACATGCCGAACTCGTCGCGTCCACCGACAGGCAGGTGCAGGAAATCGCCTATCGTCACGGCTTCAAGCTGGCGTCGGATTTCACGCGCGCGTTTCGCCGCGAGTTCGGCGCCAGTCCGCGCGAGATGCGTGAACGCGTGCGCCGCAGGTCAACTGCCGGTTGA
- the hisN gene encoding histidinol-phosphatase, which produces MTVIDFTAFIGRLATASGETILPFFRTSLSVDNKSSSDFDPVTEADRAAEAVMRRLIKANFPQHGIVGEEFGNERQDADYVWVLDPIDGTKSFIAGFPIWGTLIALLHKGTPVFGMMHQPYIGERFSGDNGSANYAGPSGARRLSVRRCASLKEATVFTTSPLLMNPDDRARFGRVEHAARLSRYGGDCYSYCMLAAGHLDLVVETELKPYDIAGLIPIVTGAGGVVTTWDGKPAQGGGRIIAAGDPRVHEAAMKLLNA; this is translated from the coding sequence GTGACGGTCATCGACTTTACCGCCTTCATCGGCCGCCTCGCGACCGCATCCGGCGAAACCATCCTGCCCTTCTTCCGCACCTCGCTCTCGGTCGACAACAAGAGCTCGAGCGATTTCGATCCGGTCACCGAGGCCGACCGGGCCGCGGAAGCCGTGATGCGGCGGCTGATCAAGGCGAACTTCCCCCAGCACGGCATCGTCGGCGAGGAGTTCGGCAATGAGCGCCAGGACGCCGACTATGTCTGGGTGCTCGATCCGATCGACGGCACCAAGTCGTTCATCGCCGGCTTTCCGATCTGGGGCACGCTGATCGCGCTGCTGCACAAAGGTACGCCGGTATTCGGCATGATGCACCAGCCCTATATCGGCGAGCGCTTCTCTGGCGACAACGGCTCGGCGAATTACGCCGGTCCGTCGGGCGCGCGGCGGCTCTCGGTGCGGCGCTGCGCCTCGCTGAAGGAAGCGACCGTCTTCACCACGAGCCCGCTGCTGATGAATCCGGATGACCGCGCCCGCTTCGGCCGCGTCGAGCACGCGGCGCGCCTGTCGCGCTACGGCGGCGACTGTTACTCCTATTGCATGCTCGCGGCCGGCCATCTCGACCTCGTGGTCGAGACCGAGCTGAAACCCTACGACATTGCCGGCCTGATCCCGATCGTCACCGGCGCCGGTGGCGTCGTCACCACCTGGGACGGCAAGCCGGCACAAGGCGGCGGCCGCATCATCGCAGCCGGTGACCCGCGCGTGCACGAAGCCGCGATGAAGCTGCTCAACGCCTGA